One Desmodus rotundus isolate HL8 chromosome 10, HLdesRot8A.1, whole genome shotgun sequence genomic window, CCATAAACTGGGATTATCTTTTCATGGAAGCAGAATGTGGGATGCTATCAGATTTTTCTTTGGATTACTGGAGCTCTTGAGGGAGAGGTGAGGTTGAAGCATCAGTTGGACACTCAAAGAAAGGCAGACTGGGCATCGGTGTCTGGATTTGTCCTTCTTTCTGGAATGGCCTATACTTTGTCTTTCAGGAGGATATGATGGCTTGAATATCTTAAATTCAGTTGAGAAATATGATCCCCATACAGGACACTGGACTAACGTGACACCAATGGCCACCAAGCGCTCTGGTAAGGCCCGTCGGATCTAAGGGACAGGACAGTATGGCTCTCGCGTGTCTGCTTGTGTGGTGGTGGCACTGTCGGAGGACAGAGCCATCAGAGTTGTATCTCCGCCTCACTTCGACTCCAGTGACACACGGGTCGGACTCCGTTCTCCTCACCTGCGTTTCCTCTCACGCAGTGAGAGCAGAGACAGCTTAAACTTCCAAATGGAGCGTGTACTTGAGGGCAGAAACCTTCTTGTTTTATTCGTTTTTAtgtccttttcccctttttgcatcaaaaaaagttttttaattgattgatttttgaggagagaaaaacatggatctGTGGTTGCACGTactacacattcattggttgattcccttatgtgccccaactggggactgaacccaccaccttggCATATCCGGATAGTGCTCTACCCAACTGAACCACCCACTCAGGATCCTCCCTGCATTGTCATGTCCAGCACAGTCTGGTGTCGGCACACGTTAGGTGGACGAGCGCTGACAAGGCCTAACACACCTGCGGGTGCTTCCTGAGGTGCAGGAGCCGGGCCCAGGCCAGAGAGCACCTCCTGTTCTGAGTCACTGTCTCTGGGCAAAAACTGCTCCAGAACCTCAGTCacctctcttccctccaccttCATTGCCTCCTTTTCCCACTTCTTTTCTACCAATGAAGAAGGTCGGGGTCTGAACGGATGCAAGTGGAAGTGAGAACTGTTTcgatttttctttcctcatttcaaCTCCCACCAGAGGGCTGACAGATGGAATAGCCTGTGCTGGACCAATCACATTAGCCCCGTCTGGCTCTAGTGCACGCCCCTGAGCCCCCCGGGAATTCAGCCAGCCCTTGGTGACCACGTCTTCTGTAACTCAGACCCTCACTTCAATGTCAGTAACTTGCTGCACTTTCTCCTCAGGTGCAGGAGTAGCCCTGCTGAATGACCATATTTACGTGGTGGGGGGATTTGATGGCACAGCCCACCTTTCTTCTGTTGAAGCGTACAACATCCGCACTGATTCCTGGACGGCTGTCACCTGCATGACCACCCCACGATGCTATGTGGGGGCCACAGTGCTTCGGGGCAGACTTTATGCAATTGCAGGGTGAGGACTGAAAACCAGGCTGGAGCCATCATGCGATAGGACGACGTGGTCCGATCCGCACTGCTGGGTGGACTCAGGGTATGGGTCAGGGCAGATGTCTCCATGGCATCCTCAGTGTGGGACATGCATGGGGAAGGACAGAATGCTCATTTCCCTCTTCTGCTTCTCCCCACTCAGCTACGATGGGAACTCCCTGCTGAGCAGCATCGAGTGCTATGACCCCATCATCGACAACTGGGAAGTGGTGACGTCCATGGGGACCCAGCGCTGTGATGCCGGTGTGTGTGTTCTCCGAGAGAAGTGATCCTTGTTGGAAACCATCCAGAGCGAGTGACCAGTCCAGGGGCCAGTTGGCGGGAGAATCAAGGTTCCCAGAATGTCTACTTCCTGCTGTACTCAGGGTGATTACAAGCACCGGTGTCATGATGCTTGTCCTTATTTGACACACACTGCCCCTCACGCTGGCACTTGTCCCCAGGTAGGGTGGGGAACGGATGCTCACAGGAAGAGATGCACTCTGAGTGGACGTGAGGGGCCAGGTCCTCTCCTGGCTGAGACAGCACTTCTGGTGGTTTCTAGTTTACCATGCGCTCAGGAGGGTTTATACGTTGTGCCTCGTGTTGCTTAAAGTGAAGGTGAGTATGACCTGCGAGATGTGAGCAGTGTCTGACCTGCGTCTGGACTGGAAGGGTGCCAGCTTGAGTCAGCCTGGTAAAACCCAAGCCTtgttttctaggaaaaaatatCTTTCCTAGTGTGCAGGTAGCCAGTGGCAGCATGGTTCCACCCCAGAGGCAAGCAAAGGGAAGATCCTGTCGAAGCGTTGGGGCTTGGGGACATCTGTGTGACACTCCGTGTGAGCAGGGCTGCTGTGTCAGAACTGGGTTTGGAGTATATTAAGTACAGTGGGACcctggttctcaaacttaattgcTTCTGGAAGACTGTTTGAGATGCAGTCTGTTAGAAAACTGAATCATACAGGTGACTGACCATACAGacatcagcatgaaagggttttCAGGTTGAGAACCAAAGTTTTGTTTGACAACCAAGACAGTTTCTCCGTGAACAGCTTGGTCAGGAACCGAACTGTTAGAGCTGGGAGGCGTTCCAGAACCAAGGTTTGGCTGTAACCTGAATTTGATGACATGAGTGTCATCTGGAAGGCTGAGGAGGGCGGTTATTTGAAGGGTCTTCGGATTTCCTGGGTTTTCTGGACTGCTGTGTGGCTCCTCTTGGCACTGGAGCCTGTGCGAGAGAAAACAGAACAAGTGTcaggtgggcagaggtggggtcaGGAGGGGTCAGAGTAGAAGTTCCTGTGATCGTGTAGTCGTCCTACTCCCTGCCAGGCACAGCAGGGTTCTCAAGTGGGTGTGAGGCTTCCTTTGTTGAATCAGACATGGTGCTGCTGTTACGTTGTGTACTGTTTATTTTGGGAAGGGGTAGGTGTGCAGCAGCCTGGAAGTTCAGCTACCTGGTATTGCCCTGTCCCTTTAAGGGTGCACTTCTGCTAAGGGTGGTTTTTACTGCTGTTTGGTACGTTTCGTCCTTTTCCTACTATAGGGTTCCCTTACCTGTGTCCTGAGAGTGAACCACGTCCATCCCAGGACAGAATAATCAAAGGGCAACCAAAACCCCTCTGTGGGTCCAGTACCTGTTCTCCCCACTTCTGAGCCACACTCACAGCTCCCCTATGCTGTGGAGTGCAATTCTTGCTTTATGGGCACCGGGAGTGTGGGAACGTGCTATCCTGAACAATGAGGCACTTTCCCTTTACCTTGCAATTCCATTTTTCCTCCCCCTGAATTTAATTGACCTAAAGAGtttgtttcctttgtatttttttaagaaaatattaaaaatcatctATCTCAAATGCCTTGAGAGTTTGCGACGAACCAGCACAGCCCGAAGACAGCTGGGGAACTGGGCATAGGGAGCAGCTGTGGGTGCTGACTCTCCTGCCTGTTCACCTCGTGTCTGCCGCGTAGCCCCACTGCTTCTCTGTTGGACACAGGTAAGAGGCAGCAGCCTCTTTACCCCTGGAGAATCTCACCAGTGAACCGTTTACCGCAATCTGCCATCGTCTCTGACTCCTCTCTCGCAGTGTCCTTGAAAACCTAAAGGCGATCAGAAGAGGCTCATTTAACCCCCGCTTGAACTTTGGGGTTGTCGTCGCCCCACCTCTTCTACTTGCTTCAGTTTATGGTCCGTGGCGCAGCTATGCAGAAGGCCTGCAAAACAGCAAAAAACCCAGATATTCCcagagcaggggaaggggagccAGGGAGGAATTTCTGTTCGCGGAAGAAGCTGCCAGCCTGTGAGCAGGGCACTGCCTGCTGGGGACAGGGCTGCTGTGAAACTGCCGTCCGAGCAGCAGCCCGGGGAGGGCAGCGAAGGTGGCCCCTGGGGTTTCAGCCCAGTTCCCGAATCGTCCTGACGTGTCGGCTGGACTCTGCAGGCCACTCGGTGTTGCACACGCCGAGCCACCCCCGACTCGGGGCTGTGCCGCTCTTCCCGGCCCCTAACGGGCAGCCGGTCACATGGTGTCCAGCCTCGGAAAGCCCTCGCTTCCCTCGTGTGCGGCCGTGTTCTCAGCTGCTCCAGACCCTGTCCTTCTACCCACTCGCGTGCGGCCTGCGCAGCTGCGGGCTCCCGGCGCCCAGCCCCTTCCTGTGTGGCGTCACCTTCCCTACGCGCACAGAACACTGCTCTGCCCAACAGAGCACGTTTCCGGGACACGGGAGGTGGTTTCTGGTGTAAATTCCACGTTCCTGCCTGGGCCACGGCGTCTGCCAAGAGCCCTCACCGCCCTCCCCGGCTCCCCATTCTATTCCTCCCAGAGGTAGTCTTCCTGTCCCCATGAACCCCGGTCCCCTGGCTCTAGTGTCGCCTTCCCGCCCTTCCACTGCTTTGTGCCCGGTTGTCTGTCTCACGCCCTGTTTTGCTGTGTCACCGTCGAGGCTGAGGGCTGGCGTGTAACAGGCACCCACTGACCACCGGGTCACTGATGGACAGAGACACGAGGACTTGCGGAGGGGCTGTGGCCTGTGGCTCTGGACCTCAACTCTGAGGGCGTGCGGTGACAGCCAAGTTCGGGCCTGTGCACCCCGGCGAGTCACCTCCGACCGAGACCTTCCTCACTGCACCCACAGGGAGGTCCCAACGAGCTGGGAGCTCGGTTTCCACAGCGCGCCTGCGCCATGCTGTGCCGCCGGTGAGTGGGCGCCGGTTGGAACAGTCGTCAGCCCCCGACAGCTACCTAGCGGCCCCCTGCAGGAGCCCAGGTCTGACCTGCATGCCGCGCTGTCGCCTCAGGAACATCCCCTCCCCCTGACCCGGCCCTGAACTCGGGTCCCAGGAAACGAGGGACTAACGCTCCACTTGAACGACCCAACAATCCGAGGGAGGCTCGGTGACTCAGTGAGCATGGAGAGGATTTGTCAGCGCCAGGCAGTGACCCTGTCACAAAGCCAGCTGACGTTCTGGGGACGCCGTGCGTGCctgcgtgcgtgtgtgcgtgcgcgcCGGAGCGCAGTACAGTCCAGCTCAGGGCAGCGGGCGCCTGCGCAAAAGGTGGTGGCCACCCACTCCGCCCCTTCGGAGACCCGCGCTGGGGCAGTCGGACCAGACCAAGTCGCGCCTGCGCAGTCCGAGTCCCAGGCTGTGGCGGCGGCAGCAGTGATGGAGCCCGCGGCAGCGCCGCCGAGCGAGCTAGTGTCCGAGGAGGGCCGGAACCGGAAAGCGGTGCTGTGCCAGCGCTGCGGCTCGCGGGTGCTACAGCCGGGGACTGCGCTCTTCTCCCGCCGGCAGGTAGGGCGGCCTGGTGCGGGGCTGGAGcctcagggcctggggccagTTTCTCTTGGCTCCAAGTCCCGGACCTTAATTCTTCTCCTGATGCCGGCAGCAAGAgggagaaagtggagacaacGTGGCTTTGGTAAACTTGCCGCAAGGAAGTGTAGAGTTCACCCCGTTTCAACCACGTGCGGGCCGTCACCCGGATTGCTCCCCACAAGCTCCGCCCTGATGGCTTTACACGCTGGGGACCGGGGCCCCGCGGAGGACGGGGACGCACAGTATGGGGTGGGCCGGCGGTGCCCTTCTTGCACTCGGGGCGTTTGTGCTGCTTTCCTCTCTACTCCGCGGCCTGTGTCCCGCACCTCATCCCGCGGGCGGGTGTCCCAGCGCCGCCTCAGAGACGGGTCCTCTGCCGAGGCTGCCTGCGGCGGAGGATCCAGATTCTGAGCCTGGGCAGGCCCTGGGGTGTTCGCATGGGGCGTCGCGGGGGGCTGCCCAGGCTCGAGGGGACAGGCGTGGGCTGCACCTCTGGGTGGGGGGACTGTCGCAGAATTATGGGCACTTTGTAAAAGCACCGTAAGTACTCACCAGCATGGAAACTACAAACACGCTAACAGAGGTTTTCTCTGCTGTAGCGGTTTTTATTCCCATCTGTGTTGTAGCAGGCTTGCCAAGTTTTCTACAAAGGAAATACGCTTGAAAAAGCAAACGGAGGCCTCAACAGAATCTCGCCGAGTCGTGTCTCCCTGTCTCTGAGGAGCCCGTCGTGCGTTAGGGGCCCAGGTGGGTCCCCAAAGCAGTcaacccacctggccagggaggtGCCTGCCTCAAGTTAGACAAGACTCTTGGTTTCCGCCCCACAGTCCGTGCAGAACCCCTGCCCATTCCAGATGCGCCCCCCCGCAGTGATCCTGGGCAAGACGCTGCTGCTCAGATCACACGTGTGCGTGTGTCTGCGTGTGGTCCTGGGGGTCTGGCTTGCAGGGTTTAAACCCGCAGTGGGCAGAGCAGGTTTGCAGCTGTGACATAAATAAATGCTGCAGTAATTAATGTGCAGTAACACGGGCAGGCACTCGGTGTCTCTCGCCCGCACAGCTGGAAACCTAATTATTTTGCCCTGGGAGGTGGGACCTGGAGGACCAGAGGGACCCACAAGGtaaggggcagtggggagggatcTGCCTCCCTTTGCTGGGCGCTTTCTGAGGGCAGACGCTTGGGCCCTCCCTGGTTTTCTCCCCTGAGGGGCGGCCAGATGTGACTTCAGCCTGCAGCAGAGGGGATGGGCCAGAAATACGTGCAGGGATGGCGGTCAGTCACAGCAGGTTTCCCGGCACCTGAGTTTTTGCCCCcccccctctgcctgctcccGTGGTCGCTGAGGGAGAGACAAAGCCTCAGGGACTGGCTGCAGTCGGGCGAGGAAAAGAGTGAGGAGAAGGGCGGAGTAACCAGGGGGACCGTGGTGCTTTGCGGTGTCCTCAGGTGCTGCCCCGGTGACGCAGCACAGACACCTGTTCTCATAGGCCCAGtgcctggaggaccagggcagggatGTTCGGGTTGGGCGCCTCCTCCCTGCCAGGGTTACCAGGCTGgctgcagccccacccccctTCACTGCGCAGTTCCCCGGTGTTCCCTTCACACTGTCACATTCGGGGGTGGGCTCACACATCCCTGCCAAAGCCTTTAACTTTTCTGGACTAGtattctgtgttttaattttttttttaaggttttatttatttttagagagggggagggaaagagaaagggagggagagaaacatcaatgtgtggctgcctctcacacaccccccactgggacccggcccgcaacccaggcatgtgccccgcctgggaatgaaccagcgatgctttggtttgcaggctggcacttagtccactgggccacaccagccagggtgtatgttttttaaatacttaaaaacattCTGCTTTTATTGTGATGGCCAGTGGCAGACTAGCACCCAGAGGCCATGCTGGCTTGTGAAGAGCCGGGCTGTGGGAAGTACCGTTGcgggggagggtgcagggaggggcagaaggtAGTAGGTGCTGCACGTGGTGTATTTTGCAGTAGTCTGGGGCAGTATTCCAAATTTTAGGACTCACTTTTCCTTTctaatgtttttttctaagataATTCTAGCATATTCACAACAGTGGTGGAATAGAGCAAAGCCAGCCACCCTGTGTGTGTGGTTTCCACAAACACCTGAGTTCTGCGCTTTGCTGTCACTGTCCCAGGCACTGGGGACGTGGTGTTGGGCCAGAAGGGGCTCGTGTTCTCATGGAGGAGAGTCATGGGAAACTGCTAAGCCAGCAAACTAATAAAACGGTTTCAGAGGATGACAAGcagaaaatgggggggggggcggcacaACGAAAGTCTGAGGATGGTGGGTGTGCTCCTTATCTTGGTCGTGGCGGTGTGCCCGAGTGTGTCACGGTGTGCGCTTCAAATACCAGCCTCACGCGACGTGTCAGTCGTCTCTCAGTAAAGACGTTAAAAATcaaaggagccctggccaggtgggttaGGGTGTCGTCCCTGTACACGAAGACTGTGGGCCCgctccctggtcggggcacattcAGGTATCAACCAGTGATGCGTCAACAAATGGATAACAAatcgggtgtgtgtgtgtgtgtgtgcgtgtgtgtgtcttcctaaaatcaatgatttttaaaaacaaatgataacAATACCGTGGGCAATACGGGAAGTCAGTTCAGATCATTTGGTTAGGGAAGACCTCCTGAGGCGGTCACTTTTGAGCTGAATATGGAGAAGGAACTGCCTCACCGAGATctgagggcagagcagagagcagagtccCCGTGTCTGAAGGAGGCCTGAAGGCCTGTGGGGCCTCAAACCCCAAAGTCTAGATGGCAGTTAAGCCATCTGGTCACCATCACACAGCTGGTCACCGTCCCTGTCCACGTCTCCTAAGAGTCAGGGCACAGGCCGAAGGCAACAGGGGAGCAGCCCACAGCCCGGTCAGGCCTACATGTCTGATCTGTGCGGGCACAGTGTGTAGTCCCCAGAGAGGGGTGCTGGTGCCTCGGGCTCTCAGTGTGACGTTCCTGTGTTCTCTCCCCTGCAGCTCTTCCTTCCGTCCATGAGAAAGAAGCCCGCCCTGGCTGATGGCGGCAGTCCCGACGGTGACCTCCTGCAGGAGCACTGGCTGGTGGACGACATGTTCACCTTCGAGAACGTGGGCTTCACCAAGGACGTGGGCAACGTCAAGTTCCTGGTGTGCGCAGACTGTGAAATCGGGCCCATCGGCTGGCACTGCCTAGATGACAAGAACAGTTTCTACGTGGCCTTGGAACGTGTTTCCCACGAGTAGGGGAGGGGCGCAGCCCCTCTGAGCGTAAGAGCTGCTTGTCACCAGAGCCCAGACGGCTGGCGGAGCagtcctgctgctgctcctctgtCCCAATTACAGTGTCGTGTGTCCAGGTGGGCGCACAGATGCCAACACTCTGCCCGCCTCCGCAGCCTCACTCACTTTGCGTCACTATGTCCCCTGAGCGCCCCCTCCCGTGGTTCCGGACGGGTGTTTCTCAGACGTCCTgttctccctgtgccctgctGGGCTCTCCTTGACCCCGGGGCTCCCTGGCTTCCTGCTCTGGAAGAGCAGGCGGTCATCAGCCTTTTAGCCAGGATGACACGTGACAAAGATGCTCTTGAAGCTCTGGTCAAGAAAGCACACAGGTGTCTGAGAGCAACTGTTGTGTGGCTGCCTTTACCATAATTTATTCTTCAGAGTTTAGCATTTACAAGCTTTTGTATTTAAACCACAGGTCAGGAACACTTCGGACACACCTCCCGTACCAGGTGTGAGGGCCTCTGCTCTGGGCTTACAGGGCTGTTTCCCGGGCCTCCCGGAGCCGCAGAGGAAGAGGGACCCATACGGGAGGGATGGGCCTTTGCGTGACACGCAGGAGTTTGTGGGTTTGCCTTCCCTGCACACGTTCGTGCTTCCTTTGCCCGTGGCAGAGACTTAACGGGTGCTGAGTTCACCCACTGAGCCCCCTGGGCCTGCTCCTCATGGAATGTTGGTTCCTTTGGAATCTCTCCACCAGCCCCGAGCACAGACATCCCTTCAGCTGTGGGGCCGCTTGCCGGAGCGAGTGATGTTGCAAACCCGTCCGACTTTCACTGGGACTTTGCACTGTTCTGTCGTTTCTCTTCTGAAGTGAGTCACCTCGAGTGGCCTCCGTGAGCGGGTTCCAGTGTCCCCCCATCACCCACCTCTCAGATCCGGGAGACCTGCACCTGCCACTGGGACGCACTAGTGACCTGGCTCACCGCAGCCCCTGCTCCCCACGGCTGCTCCCCACCCACGTGCGGGCCTGGGGCTCGGCGTTGGGACCAGCCTAtaccctccctgcccagccagaGCCCCAGGGGCTCCTGCAGAAAGGAGAGACCTGTTTCCAGACAAGCGGCCCCGGGCCGTGGCGCAGCATCTGCAGAACAGCTGTGGGGATCATCCCTCAGGTCAGAAGGCGCAAACCGGAGCAGGTGCCTCAGGGGGGGTGACCGGCCGGTCCGGACACAGCCAACCCAAGGCCAACCCCTCCTAGAACGAGGCTCtggcttttctttcctcctgaaGTCAGAAACAGCACACATTCCCTGCAGGTAAAGACAAAGCTGGGTACGAACACTTGTAATCCCTCGCATTGGCACCATCCAGAGGTGGCCAATAGTGAAGTGGTACAAATCCTTAATGTTTTTCTACGTGTGTATATGTGCGTGTGGTTTTGTAAAGCAGATACGGCTTGCACTGCCGTCTTAtacctgctgtcccctcccccggCATACTGACCGCTGTTGGCGGACGTCCATCCTCCGTGCTCTGTGTCTGTGCGGCGCACAGTCCGCTGCTGCTGTCCCTGGGTTCTCACAGACGGGCTGTAGCGTGCGGCCTCGCAGGGAGACTGGTCCACGCGTTCCTCAGCCTGTCCTCGGGGCGCGTCCACACTCCTCTGGAACAGCC contains:
- the RABIF gene encoding guanine nucleotide exchange factor MSS4; the protein is MEPAAAPPSELVSEEGRNRKAVLCQRCGSRVLQPGTALFSRRQLFLPSMRKKPALADGGSPDGDLLQEHWLVDDMFTFENVGFTKDVGNVKFLVCADCEIGPIGWHCLDDKNSFYVALERVSHE